The window CCGTTTGATCAGCCAAAGGGCATAGGCAAGTGCGTGCACTGCGGAAAAGAAGGAAAGTATTGGGTATATTTCGGGAAGAGCTATTAAACAGAAAATAATTTAAATCAATCTCGACTTTCTTATAATATGACAGCAACCTTTAAGATCGGCAGCAAGGAATTCAGCGCAGACAACAGGGCACTGCCGCAGCCCCACGATGTCATGTTCAGCCTGTTTGAGCCTACAAACGATCACAGCATGTTTACAGGCGAAAACAGGGATTTCCTCATAAAAGGCGCATTCTTCATTTTTTTCATCTTCATTTTAAGGTTTATCTTTACAGAATCTGTTCCAAAGCCGCTGGATATTTTATTTCTGGTTTTCGGCATAATAATCGCAGTTGTTTTTTTAGTGCAGTACTTTGACCTGGTTGAGAAGATGTCCAAGAGATTCGGCATCTTTAAGGCAACAATGCTCGGCATATTGCTTTTAACTGTGATGATATTCGCGGTGGTTTGAATGATATTAAGGCTATTGGGGATTTTGGACCTGATCTCAGCAGCGATCATACTTCTTGCAGCCACTATGCCGCACAAGATGGTGTGGGCAGTAGGCGTCTATCTTATTGCAAAAGGCGGTTTATTTGCATTCTCAGGCGACTTCATAAGCTTTGTTGACGTTGCCATTGGCTTCTATGTACTGGCCCTTTCGTATGGATTTGCAGTAACAATAGTTACAGTCCTTGTTCTGGTCTACATGGCCCAGAAAAGCGTTATGAGTTTGGTTTAGTTATAGAAGATATTTGCAGAAATGCCCAATTATTTTCTGTTTAACAAATTGATACTCTGGCTCTTGATTGAAACAATCGTCTATTCTAGTGGCTTTGTTTAATCCATGGTCTGCGCCATCAACAATAAAGAGCTCTTTTGTATCGCTGCCTAACTTGTCATACATCTTCTTTATTTGATCAGGTAGCTTCCCTCCTTTAATTCCAAGAAGCTTGTCTTCTCCGCCATATACTAAAAGAGCCGGTTGTTTGATTTGCTCAACCGCATCATCTAATCTTGGAGCATTTGTTATCCATTGCATAAGCTTTTTTATGTCTTCTATCTTTAAAGCGCCAAATTGCGCATATGGCTGATATCCTTCTTCTGTTAAAAATTGAGCATGCGACTTGTTTCGATAATTTACATTGCGTCTAGATTCGATCTCATCAAAGACAATTGTTCCAAATCTGATAAGCGACAGGGGAACGTAGCTTAAGAATATTTGCGTATATGAAGGAACAATATCTTGAAGCCCGGCTGGAGTTGAAGTCAGGCAAATGCAGTTTAAGATCTTTTCATCCTGCGCAGCAGTTAAGCCTACAGCCATGCCCCCAATCGAATTTCCATGAGCTCCTAAATAAGTCAACCCATGCCTTTTTCTTACGATGTCTTGGATAACATATACGCTTTTGTGCATCTGCCTTAAATCCCAACTGCCAGAAGACTCTCCTTGGGAGTTTATGTCAAAGGTCCAGGTTTTAAAATATTTATTCAGTTTTTTTGCAATTTCCTCTAAAGATGATCTGTGCTCTGTAAACCCCGGAAATAAAATCACCCCGTTTTTTGCTGAAGAATTATCGTAATAAGTGCCTGCTATTTTTACTCCATCTTCCATATTGATTTCTATTTTTTCAGCACAATCTTTCATATATCACCTCATACCTAAGATATCTAAGGCCATACGATGTGCTATACAGGGGCAGTATTTAAATTTTTCTATTAATCCATCACTTTCAAGTGGTTAAAAATAGAAAGGTTTATAAATACTGCCTTCTTTTTAATTTTAATCATGAATCAAAAAAATAGACAAGGAATCAAGAATGCATTTTATTTCATAGGAATTCCTGGAACTTTAGTCTTTTTATACTATAATAACTCAAAAAATGATAAGGCTATGCAAGAATCAGGGTCGAAGTTTCAGGAAGTAACAATAAGATTAGAGAAACTTATTGTCTCTGATTCAATTCCTTCTAAATCTGAGATGGAATCAATAACCAGAGATATACACAATTTAAAAGAGTATTCAGTATCTTCCGTTAAAAGTAACATAGGCCTTATACTTGAAGATAGCAACCTTCTTGATACAAGCGATAAACACGGATTTAAGTCAACATTACTTGACACAAGGGACACTTTAAATGCTTTAAATATGAATAATCATTATCATAGAAATCCTTACATTAGCCAAAACTTCTTGATTAATGGACTATTAATACTGGCTTTAGCGTGCTATACAGCAAAAAGAATATATCGCTCAATAATTCCAACTAAAAACAAATAAAAAACACTTTTTACTTATACAAAATGATTTACAACGAGTATAAAAAAACAATAAAGGATATAGAATTCGGAGTTAAATATTACATGCTTTCTGATATCGGATATGTTCTTGAGATAAGCTCCAGCAAGGCAGCAGAACAAAAATTTGTAAAACTTGATTTGAATTTGGAATGCATTATAACTGGTTTTTATGGTTATAGCTATACTCGTATACAGCGTAATGAGCGAGCTAAATCAGAAGACTCTTCACTAAAAAATGAAGTTGAACTAAACTTAACAGACTTCTTAAAAAATCCAAGATTTAAGCTGCACAGGCAAATTTATGAAGAAGCACTGCAAAAATTAAAAGAAGAAATTAAAAAATAAGTTCTTCTGCTGCCAGAATAATCATCTCAAATGTATCTCAACAACATCTTCGTCTTTCAGCGCATAGTTCAGTGAAAGCTTCTGCCCGGGGAACTTTGAAGATCCCCACACTCTTGCAAACTTAAACTTGCTGGCGAAATCCCTGTGCAGCCTGTCGCACATATCCTTTACTGTCGAATCTTTTTTGACTATCATCGGCACATCCAGATCAGCCTTCTTTCCTATTTCCTTGCAGTAAACCCTCATCAAGTTCAGTCTTTTAAAAATTAAAGCTTTCAGCTCTTCTGTATTTATCTTTCTCTCCGCTGAAATGCACAAGTCAGGCTTTATTTCTCTCATTATATCATTAAGCTTGTCCTTGTCAACAATATCAACTTTATTT of the Candidatus Woesearchaeota archaeon genome contains:
- a CDS encoding alpha/beta fold hydrolase, with amino-acid sequence MKDCAEKIEINMEDGVKIAGTYYDNSSAKNGVILFPGFTEHRSSLEEIAKKLNKYFKTWTFDINSQGESSGSWDLRQMHKSVYVIQDIVRKRHGLTYLGAHGNSIGGMAVGLTAAQDEKILNCICLTSTPAGLQDIVPSYTQIFLSYVPLSLIRFGTIVFDEIESRRNVNYRNKSHAQFLTEEGYQPYAQFGALKIEDIKKLMQWITNAPRLDDAVEQIKQPALLVYGGEDKLLGIKGGKLPDQIKKMYDKLGSDTKELFIVDGADHGLNKATRIDDCFNQEPEYQFVKQKIIGHFCKYLL